A part of Xenopus tropicalis strain Nigerian chromosome 4, UCB_Xtro_10.0, whole genome shotgun sequence genomic DNA contains:
- the pdhb gene encoding pyruvate dehydrogenase E1 component subunit beta, mitochondrial, whose amino-acid sequence MAALRSLFCGGKSSVSVFLKRSFHRSTPAALQVTVRDALNQAIDEEIERDERVFLLGEEVAQYDGAYKISRGLWKKYGDKRVMDTPISEMGFAGIAVGAAMAGLRPICEFMTFNFSMQAIDQVINSAAKTYYMSAGLVPVPIVFRGPNGASAGVAAQHSQCFAAWYAHCPGLKVVSPWNAEDAKGLLKSAIRDNNPVVFLENELMYGVPFELSEQAQSKDYVIPIGKAKIERPGSQITLVSHSRSVGHCLEAANVLAKEGVDCEVINMRTIRPMDIETIETSVVKTNHLVTVEGGWPQFGVGSEICAKIMEGPAFNYLDAPVVRVTGTDVPMPYAKILEENCVPQVKDIIFAVKKTLNLL is encoded by the exons ATGGCCGCCCTCAGGAGCTTGTTCTGCGGAGGGAAG AGCTCGGTGTCCGTGTTTCTGAAGAGAAGCTTCCACAGAAGCACCCCGGCCGCCCTGCAG GTGACTGTACGGGATGCATTGAACCAGGCTATAGATGAAGAAATCGAGAGGGATGAAAGGGTGTTCCTGCTCGGGGAGGAGGTGGCCCAGTATGATGGAGCCTATAAG ATCAGTCGGGGGCTCTGGAAAAAGTATGGGGACAAGAGAGTTATGGATACTCCCATATCTGAG ATGGGCTTTGCTGGAATCGCTGTAGGTGCTGCCATG GCTGGCCTAAGGCCCATCTGTGAGTTTATGACCTTTAACTTCTCCATGCAAGCCATCGACCAGGTGATCAACTCTGCTGCCAAGACCTACTATATGTCCGCTGGGCTTGTTCCAGTCCCCATAGTCTTCAGGGGACCCAACGGCGCGTCGGCCGGGGTGGCAGCTCAGCACTCGCAGTGCTTTGCCGCTTGGTATGCACACTGCCCTGGGCTTAAGGTGGTGAGCCCCTGGAACGCAGAGGATGCTAAAGGTCTCCTTAAGTCTGCCATTCGGGATAATAACCCAG TGGTGTTCCTGGAAAATGAGTTGATGTACGGGGTCCCTTTTGAGTTATCCGAGCAGGCTCAGTCTAAAGACTATGTCATTCCGATTGGGAAAGCAAAGATAGAGCGACCAG GATCCCAGATAACACTGGTTTCTCACTCCCGCTCTGTTGGCCACTGTCTGGAGGCTGCCAACGTGTTGGCCAAGGAGGGAGTAGACTGTGAG gtAATAAACATGCGTACGATTCGCCCCATGGACATTGAAACCATCGAGACGAGCGTTGTGAAAACAAACCATCTGGTGACAGTAGAAGGCGGTTGGCCACAGTTTGGCGTAGGCTCTGAAATCTGTGCCAAGATCATGGAAG GGCCAGCATTCAATTACCTTGATGCGCCAGTGGTCCGTGTGACTGGCACTGATGTCCCGATGCCTTACGCCAAGATCCTGGAAGAGAACTGCGTCCCTCAAGTGAAGGATATTATATTTGCAGTAAAGAAGACTCTGAATCTCCTGTAG